A region of Athene noctua chromosome 10, bAthNoc1.hap1.1, whole genome shotgun sequence DNA encodes the following proteins:
- the NR2C2 gene encoding nuclear receptor subfamily 2 group C member 2 isoform X3, with amino-acid sequence MTSPSQRIQIISTDSSVASPQRIQIVTDQQTGQKIQIVTAVDSAVSPKQQFILASPDGTGAGKVILAAPEASNAKQLIFTTTDNIVPGRIQIVTDSASVERLLGKADVQRPQVVEYCVVCGDKASGRHYGAVSCEGCKGFFKRSVRKNLTYSCRSNQDCIINKHHRNRCQFCRLKKCLEMGMKMESVQSERKPFDVQREKPTNCAASTEKIYIRKDLRSPLIATPTFVADKDGTRSAGLLDPGMLVNIQQPLIRDDGTVLLAADSKAETSQGALGTLANVVTSLANLSESLNNGDTSEVQQEEQSASEITRAFDTLAKALNTTDGTAAHNLADGMDPTGGGNIHVISRDQSTPIIEVEGPLLTDTHVTFKLTMPSPMPEYLNVHYICESASRLLFLSMHWARSIPAFQALGQDCNTSLVRACWNELFTLGLAQCAQVMSLSTILAAIVNHLQNSIQEDKLSGDRIKQVMEHIWKLQEFCNSMAKLDIDGYEYAYLKAIVLFSPG; translated from the exons ATGACCAGCCCTTCCCAACGTATCCAGATAATTTCCACAGACTCCTCTGTAGCTTCACCACAACGCATTCAG ATTGTGACAGATCAGCAAACAGGTCAAAAAATCCAGATAGTGACAGCAGTGGACTCGGCTGTGTCTCCAAAGCAACAGTTTATTTTAGCCAGTCCAGATGGAACTGGTGCAGGAAAGGTGATACTGGCTGCGCCTGAGGCATCCAATGCCAAACAGCTTATCTTTACCACCACAGACAACATTGTGCCAGGCAGAATTCAG atagTGACAGACTCTGCTTCAGTGGAACGTTTGCTAGGAAAAGCTGATGTTCAGCGGCCCCAGGTAGTAGAATATTGCGTAGTCTGTGGTGATAAAGCATCAG GTCGTCACTATGGTGCTGTCAGTTGTGAGGGATGTAAAGGTTTCTTTAAAAGGAGTGTGAGGAAGAATTTGACCTACAGTTGTCGTAGCAACCAGGACTGTATCATCAATAAACACCATCGGAATCGCTGCCAGTTCTGTAGGCTTAAGAAATGTCTAGAGATGGGCATGAAAATGGAAT CGGTTCAAAGTGAAAGAAAGCCTTTTGACGTGCAACGTGAAAAACCAACCAACTGTGCAGCTTCCACTGAAAAAATCTATATCAGAAAAGATCTACGAAGCCCTCTAATAGCAACTCCAACATTTGTGGCAGATAAAGATGGGACACG GTCAGCAGGTCTTCTTGATCCAGGAATGCTTGTGAATATTCAGCAGCCTTTGATCAGGGATGATGGTACAGTCCTCCTAGCTGCTGACTCCAAG GCTGAAACAAGCCAGGGTGCTTTAGGAACACTAGCCAATGTTGTAACATCGCTTGCTAATCTCAGTGAGTCACTAAATAACGGAGATACttctgaagttcaacaagaagaGCAATCTGCAAGTGAGATTACACG ggcATTTGATACTTTGGCTAAAGCACTTAATACCACAGATGGTACAGCCGCTCATAACCTGGCAGATGGGATGGATCCTACAGGAGGAGGGAATATTCATGTAATCAGTAGAGATCAGTCAACACCAATTATTGAAGTGGAAGGACCCCTGCTTACAGATACACATGTCACGTTTAAG CTGACAATGCCCAGTCCCATGCCGGAGTACCTTAACGTACACTACATCTGTGAGTCAGCGTCACGACTACTTTTCCTCTCTATGCACTGGGCTAGGTCTATACCTGCATTTCAAGCTCTTGG GCAGGACTGTAATACCAGCCTCGTGCGTGCCTGCTGGAATGAGCTGTTTACCTTGGGCCTAGCACAGTGTGCACAGGTGATGAGTCTGTCCACCATCCTCGCAGCCATTGTCAACCACCTCCAGAACAGCATACAGGAAG